In a genomic window of Equus caballus isolate H_3958 breed thoroughbred chromosome 9, TB-T2T, whole genome shotgun sequence:
- the C9H8orf33 gene encoding UPF0488 protein C8orf33 homolog encodes MEALERPPRETAAAPGAGTPARSDAASRARPGGAEGDAASRKQKKKKKTWSGASVANGGSKASEKPAPEEAPLSAEAQAEQLARELAWCVEQLELGLKTQRPSPRQKEQAVGAIRALRSERTPLPRKRQLMRSLFGDYRAQMESEWREALRALRTAAHSAQVQPVGAAARKKNGRVCRPRLARGVKAPLDTPDEEFRFNFF; translated from the exons ATGGAG gCCCTAGAACGTCCTCCTCGGGAGACGGCGGCGGCCCCAGGCGCAG GAACCCCAGCGCGCAGCGACGCCGCCTCGAGGGCGCGCCCCGGCGGCGCTGAAGGCGACGCGGCCTCTaggaagcaaaagaagaaaaagaaaacctggagCGGGGCCTCCGTAGCGAATGGCGGCAGCAAGGCCTCAGAAAAGCCCGCCCCGGAGGAAGCTCCCCTAAGCGCGGAGGCCCAG GCAGAGCAGCTGGCCCGGGAGCTGGCGTGGTGCGTGGAGCAGCTGGAGCTGGGCCTCAAGACGCAGAGACCCAGCCCGAGACAGA AAGAGCAGGCTGTTGGGGCAATCCGAGCCCTGCGCAGCGAAAGAACCCCCCTGCCCCGGAAGAGGCAGCTGATGCGCTCCTTGTTTGGGGACTACAGGGCGCAGATGGAAAGCGAGTGGCGCGAGGCGCTGCGGGCCCTCAGGACTG CAGCCCACTCAGCCCAGGTGCAGCCCGTGGGTGCTGCCGCCAGAAAGAAGAATGGAAGGGTCTGCAGGCCTCGCCTAGCAAGGGGAGTCAAGGCACCCCTGGACACTCCTGATGAAGAGTTTAGGTTCAATTTCTTTTAG